Part of the Panicum virgatum strain AP13 chromosome 4N, P.virgatum_v5, whole genome shotgun sequence genome is shown below.
CTAACTGAATTTGCTGCCATCTACTAGCGGCGGAGAAAAGTCGAGGAAGAAAAGGCACACTATATCAGGAATGGGGAGCAAAGAAACAACGCAAGACGAAAACTAGATCGGAATGGGAAGAGAGGAATCATGCCACAAGAGCTGAAGAGAAGACCAGTAGTCTCCGGATCTAGGGGGCGCATAATTTTGGCAAACGAAATCGAAGTTACTAGTTGGTAATATATTGCAGCTGGACCCAGATCCGAATACAAAATAGTtctgctagggtttggggtgctccgtctcgcacagcagaaggaaggagaaggggcgggcatacctggtggatgctcgtcgccggcaaagggctggGCGAAGACGTGACGagtagcgccgccgctcgcccagtcgccgccgccaggaagGAAGACCAAGGGGAGGAGTCGGAGAGAAGGGAAAGGGGGAAGACACAGAGGCCCAAAACCCTGAACGGGGGTGCTCGCAGTCACTTACACGTGGGTCCGGCCCCACGTGTAAGTGACTGAGTCCCCAGGGAAGCGGAGACTGTcaatgagccgagccgagccgaccTCGAGCGAGCCTGCCACCTCAGGTTGGACTTGGAGTTCGGTAGCATCCGGAGCCGAGCTCGAAGCCTTGAACTAGGTTCGTGAAAAGCTCGCCAATACTCGGCAAAACTGTCAAGCGGTCACCACAAAATCCCTAGGAACAGTTTTTTTCacaacagaaaagaaaaaaggacaAGCTGTTCCAAATTGAAAACGATGCTCACCTAGATCAATTCCGCTATACCTCTCGTGCTAGACACGCGTGTTAGGATTAAGGAAGATGGAGAAAGGATATATccataaaaataacaaatagaGAATATTTCTACTGAAAATGGATTATTTTTTCACCATGCGATTCTTACACCCGCCAGTCGTACTCTTCCCGTTCATTGATAAACCAAATCGGCCGCGTCTAAGGGATGTTGGGACCAAATCGACACCACCTTGGGTATCCATAGGCCGATCCACGTTCCCTCCACCTTCCCATGTCTTTGTTCCCATCGTATAGCAAGATTTAAGCACTGCCGTTAATATTTTAACGTCCTCCAACTTAGTCGTGATTAGCTGGGCTTATCATTCCTTGCACCGATAAGGAGCAACGACTAGATCTGGGTGACTAGAATTCTATTCGTTCGATTAGTTATCGATTAAACATGATTAGTCATCTAACTAAGCAAGGAAATGATCAAATTTGCAGTAACAGGGTGCGTCCACTGTGTGGTTGGACTACTGGGCTAGCATTAGGCCCATTAGGTTCTAGGTATATATACACAGCCGCACTTTCCTCCCAAGCCGCCGTCGCCCAAAATGCGAGCCAGAAAACGGACGAACCATCATTGTGGTGTTCATACTTGATATATATTGTGTAACGTATAGTATACATATCACATCAGTTCTGATATGATAGGATAACTATACAGATGACTAGGCTCGATTAATTAACCTATCGACCTAATCACGACTAATCTCGACTAATCACCTTATGATGCCATGGCGACTAGGCTTAGATTTGCCTCATAAATTAGCTCTaaacttatgcaattagttttatcagTAATTTACGCCTAATATTTCTAGTTAGCATCCAATCATTTGATATGTTAGGATTAAACTTTAGCCCTTGGGCTTGGAACAAACACCTTGCCAAGAGTCTAACTCAACAGTTCCTTCGGCGCCCCGGCTCCGTTGAGCGTTGACGCCGAACCGAGCGTTGGTGCCTTAACTTTGAGTCTATGACTATTCCCCTCCATGCACATGCACCACCTGCTAGTGCAACCAATCATGTTCTGATGATCTGATCCCTGTCAGAAACATCGGATCAAGGACGCATTGTCAGCCAAGTCAACTCGCCGGCTCGTTGATTTTGATCGGCGTGCTGGCCAAACCTGCATCTGTCAGTTGCGTCAAATCAATGGAGCCATCGTCACCGACGAGCACAGGGTCGGTTCCGACGAGCTATATAAAGAACGCGCGAGATGGCACGGATGATCCAGACCACATTCGAGTCGCGATCAATCATCCCACAAGACACACAGTCACTGTCAGAGTGAGAGTGAGAGCCCTGACTGACCTTGCGATCGAGCCCCGAGCAGCATGAAGGCAGCCGTGAGCTGGGGCTCCCTGGGCTCGCTCGTCGCCACCGCCATGGTGGTGCGCGCGGCGGTGCGCGAGGTCCTCCCGCCGGAGGCGCCCGGGGCGCTGCGGGcgctcctcgcccgcgccgcggccgcgctcgccCAACCCACCGACGCCATCGTGGTCCACGAGGTGGACGCCAACGGCGTGCCCAACGAGCTCTACGACGCCGCGCAGCTCTACCTGGGGGCGCGCTGCCTCGCGTCCGCGCCCGCGCTGCACCTCCACAAGGCGCACGGTGCGCCGGAGGCCGTGGCGTCGCTCCCGGACGACCACGCCGCGAGCGACACGTTCCGGGGCGTCCGCGTGCGGTGGACGTCGCGGAGCGCGGAGGCACCGGGGGGCGGCGCCGCGCACCACTACGCGCCGTTCCGCGGCCCGCGCGGCTTGTTCGGGGCCCCtggaggcggcgccgggcggcagcAGCGGTGCCTGAGGCTCGAGttcccgcgccgccaccgcgacgtcgTGCGCGGCGCGTACATCCCCCACGTcctcgccgtggcggcggcgcttcggCTCAAGATGCGGGAGCGGAAGCTCTACACTAACAACCCCatgttcggcggcggcggcgggatggacGACCACCAGATGCTGTGGTCGTCGCACCCGTTCGCGCACCCGTCCACGTTCGAcacgctcgccgtcgacccggCGCTCCGCGACGGCATCCGAGCGGACCTGCTCCGCTTCGTGCGCCGGCGGGAGCActacgcgcgcgccggccgcgcgtGGAAGCGCGGGTACCTGCTCCACGGCCCGCCGGGCACCGGCAAGACCAGCCTCATCGCGGCCATCGCCAACCTCCTCGAGTTCGACATCTACGACCTCGAGCTCACCGCGGTGGGCTCCAACTCCGACCTCCGGAGGCTGCTCGCCTCGACGCGCCCCAAGTCGCTCATCGTCGTCGAGGACATCGACTGCTCCCTCGGCCTCTTCGACCGGACGAGAACGTCGCCGCCAGGCCAAGGCGACGAGCTCGACGACCCTGGAACGCCGCTCCCCCTCCGCATGTCGCCGTACCCACCGCGTGGCCGGGAGAGGATCAGCCTGTCCGGCGTGCTCAACTTCGTCGACGGGCTCTGGTCGTCGTGCGTCGGGGAGCGGCTCATCGTGTTCACCACCAACCACGTCGACCGGCTCGACCCGGCGCTGCTCCGGCCCGGCCGCATGGACCGCAAGATAGAGCTCGGCTACTGCAAGGGCCACGCGCTGCGCGTGCTCGCCAAGAACtacctcggcgacggcgacgacgataGTGAGCCGGCTGATGACTGCAGGTAAGAGGAGCTGATCGGAGAGGCAGAGAggctgctggaggaggtgcatTTGACGCCGGCCGATGTCGCGGAGGTGTTCATGGGGTGCGACGGCGACGGAGCCCCCGCCGCGATGCAGAAGCTCGTGGACGACCTCAAGAGCAAGATGATTGCTCAGAATTCCGCAGGGAGCAACGACTGCTAAAGATCGGTCGCTATCAGGTTGTCACTTATCAACAAGTGCTATCAACGTTGTCGGCGCCAATGCAATGTCAGAGCAATGTCAAGTAGTTTCGGCAGAAGACATCAGAAGAGGCTTTTGCTTTGTAAGAGTGAACTCTGTTTTAAGTAGAAGTCTTCTTGAAAAGGAACTCTGTTGTAAGAGTGAACAATCTttttatctcttttcttttaagGCAAGTACATTGGTGTCGTCTTAAAGGCAATCTCATATAGTGACATATAATCTTGAGACGACCTACTAGATAACTTCTACAATGGTTTGTCTTTTTAGTTGTTTCAAAGTTATACCACACCCCTTAGTTTgcagatgaaataaaaaaatattttgagttGTATGGCAATAACAACAACTCATATAATGGTGGGAAGTAGTCTCATACTCCTAAATTTTAGCCTATGAGACTGTTGTTTTGCGAGGCAACCACCTCTGTCTCTCATCtcgctctctctcctccacatcaCCAAAAATTCTACGTGGCATTTGCATGAGACGACCTTTGAGACCCCTGACGTGTAGCAATATACATGCTCTTAGGCCGAGGtctttttgtttttgttctCACTTTACAGGGTTATCTGCAAATACAAGGCATGACCGCATGAGTGCAGGACCAATATTTTAGCATGTACTATCCACAAATACTTCCTGAATTCCTGCTAAATCGTGATTAGACTGCATGTGAAGTCATCCATTTGAAAAGTTCCTAGAAATGGTGTCCGATAAGCCTACCTCACACAAACGCTCTTCATCTTGTGGCAGTGAAAACGGCAAGTTCAGCTACGGGTATGCAAGCTCTCCTGGGAAAAGATCTTCCATGGAGGACTTCCATGAAACCAGAGTAGATGGTGTCGATGGAGAGACAGTTAGGCTGTTTGGCGTTTTCGACGGTAAGACCCAGCCTATCTCGGACGGAAAATTCATGACACTGAAGAAAGACTTTTAGGTGTAACCGATGTAAGCAAGCAAGAGTGATCTTTGTTCAACCAGATCATAACTTGTTCCATAGCAGCAATTGCTAGTGTCCAACCAGATCACTGACTTTTGGTGGGAAAAATTGGCAAGACTGTTTGATTGCTAACTGATTTCTTTCCCCCTGTAGGCCATGGtggcgctcgagcagcagaGTTTGTAAAGCAAAACCTTTTCACCAATTTAATCAAGCACCCAAAGTTCTTCAGCGATACCAAATCAGCTATTGGTATTATAACCCTCTGCAGTTGCTACAGCTTTGAAGAAAAGTAGTTAAAATTCTGAACTTGGGAGTCTGAATGTTGGTAATATCCTCCTGCAGCTGAAACTTACACTCACACAGACTCGGAGCTTCTGAAAGCTGATACCAGCCATCATCGAGATGCGGGGTCAACCGCTTCCACTGCTATTCTTGTAGGTGATCGCTTGGTGGTTGCGAATGTTGGCGATTCTAGGGTAGTCATATGCAGAGGGGATGGTAAGTCAAAATCCCCTAGTACATATTTCAGCCGGTGCTTGTGACATTTCAGCTTCCACTACACATTTCTTTGTCCTTTTTTTATAGGCATTTCTTTGTCCTTTTTGTAACGAGTTGCAGAATTGCAGTCTCTTCTTGTAACTAGGTAGTTTGTTTAACATGTTTGCTGTTAGTTAGAGCAACTGTCACGTAGCACAATTGGGCCTTTTTGTGATCCAAATTTCTGACAATATAACCTTAAAATTCTCCACCGTGATGCAGCTATAGCAGTGTCAAGAGACCACAAGCCAGATCAGACAGACGAGAAGCAGAGGATAGAGGAAGCTGGTGGATTTGTGATGTGGGCTGGTATGTCCATCTCCTTGGTTTATTGGCCACCAAGATACGACTTTGATCTGTGAAAAATCGGCAGGAACATGGCGTGTTGGTGGCGTTCTTGCTGTTTCCCGAGCATTCGGTGACAAGCTCCTAAAGCAGTATGTGGTTGCTGATCCAGATATCAAGGTTTGTAGGTTTCCCAGAGCATGCAACTGATGCAGACCAGTCACCAGcatcatttgaaaaaaaaaaatcccctgtTTGGTTGGTTCAGGAGGAGGTTGTGGACAGCTCCTTGGAGTTCCTCATCCTTGCAAGTGATGGTCTGTGGGACGTGGTGACCAACGAGGTAAAACACCAAACCTTTCATCAGAAAAAAATCAAGTGTCCCGGGAAGCTCATCTGAAGCTAAGCATCTGCTTGCAGGAAGCCGTGGCCATGGTGAAGCCGATCCTGGACTCGGAGCAGGCGGCCAAGCGGCTCCTCGCGGAGGCCTCCCAGCGGGGAAGCGCCGACAGCATCACCTGCGTCGTCGTGCGCTTCATGGAGCAGCACAACGGGCTGGGCAGGGCCACCAACCAAGCCTAgtaaacatctgctgctgcgaGTCTGTGACAGCTTCTGGGCACCAAATATACAATTTTACTCTACTTTCTGCTTCGTAGCATCATTCTAGAGATGCATTCTAGAGATGCAGTTAAACCAGCGTCATGTGTAAGTCCGTTGTTTTATTTGCGCTGTAACTGAAAATGTAAGCGAACTGTCTTGGAATGTAATCTGGGGAGAAAAAGAATCATTCCCCAATCGTTTCTTGAGCTCATTCATATTGCCAATGCGAAGAACAGGGGTGGGTGATTGATGGATGGCGTTGCTCAGGTAACCGCTCAGGGGGAAATAATGGTGATTATTTCCCAGATTCATCGAGCAGGGACCTGCTCTCGTGATTGAAGAAATCATCATGGCAACACCCCTTATCATCCGAAACCAAAACATGATACTAGGAAGAttgaagaagagagagagaaaaaaaaacaagcagcGTCGAAAGAAACAAAGAGCACTGGATCGATCCAGAGGAGGAGGGCGTTGGGCTCGGACTACTTTTAAGCTCCGCAAGGCGGGGGAGAACCCGAAGTTCAGACGAGCGAACCATGTTTTTCGTCATCGCCGCCACTCTCCTCGCATCAACCACCAAATGAAACCAAAACAAAGAAGAAtccgacgaagaagaagaagcaaaagcAACAGAGAGGATCACGAACAGCACATCTCGCATCTGATCAGGACGAACGGCGGACGTTTCTGCCTctcggagcggcgcggcggcacagGTGATGCGAACCCTAGGCGGGGGGCGTGTCACTTTATAAGCCGAGCGCTCGGCGAACGCCCACCAAGTTGCCTTTATTTCCGAATGTGCCAGCCACCGTTGCAAGCGCTTCGGGCCTACTGATGTGGGCCGTGGATCAGTCGGGGGCCCAAGAGTTAAACGCTGCTGGCTGCCTACGAAAATATCTGTAATGGGCTCAAATCCTCGCAGCCCAGTCCACGAAAAAAGAGCCCAACTTAAGCATACATTGGGCTCAGCGATCCCGTCTTCCGGAGGCCCACGACAGCAATGGCGTAGTCTCCCCTTCCCCTCGGGCCTCGGCGAGTCGGCGGTGTGTTGTGCcggaggagatggcggcggcgggaggagtcGCAGGCGAATCCTCGGCGACGAAGACGAAGCGGCTCAGGGTCGCCGTCATCCGCCCCGACCTTGGGATGGGTACGCCTTCCTCGCCCTCCCTGATCGTCCTATCTGATCCTTGGGCGGGCTGCGGGCGCGTCCCCTCCCTTGCTGAAGATCCAGGAACGAGAAGGAAGTTGGTTAGGTTGGGCGTTCTCAATTTTTGCGCAGGTAGGATTATGACACCTCAGGTGGTGGTGGGTGTACCTGTTTTGAGGGAAAGGTCGAGTGTTTTCCGTACGAATTTCTACTACTAGTAAAACAGAGACGCCATTGTTAGCATGCTGCAGTGCAGGAAACGTTGCGCTAACTTAATTCGTTGCTGTATCCTAGTGTCATGTCATGGGGAGCACGCAGTTGGAAAATTTAAGAACAATTTCTGAATAAACTTTTTGCAGTGCCAACAGCATGTAGAACTACAATGGCAACACAAAAGACCTGAGCTGCTCAACTATTGTGGATTTCTTGTGTGTAGGTGGTGCTGAGAGATTGATTGTTGATGTGGCCTGCCAGCTTGCTGCCCATGGACATGATGTTCATGTTTTCACAGCACATCATGATAAAAACCGTTGCTTTGAGGAGACTGTTTCTTGTAAGGCTCCCAACTCTACGTACTTATTACAGTTCCCGATGCCCTTTCTGCTCATTACAGCTAAATTAGCTTCCTTGTGTTATGTTTGCGTTTTTACACATTGTGCACTTTCTTCTTGATTTTGGAGTACAAGTCAAGTCATGCCCATGTGAACTCAATTCCTACGAAATATTACAGAATTATGTGGATGGCAAAATTCTGCATATGCAAATACAATCTTTACCTGGTTTATCTCTGATTGTTTTGCAGGTCTGTTCCCAGTGACTGTATATGGGGATTTCCTGCCCCACCATGTGTTTTACCGCTTCCATGCTGTTTGTGCTTATCTCCGCTGCCTTTTTGTTGCACTCTGTGTGCTACTTCAATGGCCCTCCTTTGATGTCATAGTGGTAGACCAGGTTTCTGTTGTGATTCCACTACTTAAACTAAAGTCATCATCGAAGGTATCAATCTGTTGTTTGAACTGCTCATTGTCCTGTAATTTCTGTTCTTCTTCAATAATTTATACCTTGCATCTCCAGGTAGTATTCTATTGTCATTTCCCTGATATGTTACTTGCGCAACATACCAGCATGATTCGGAGATTATATCGTAAGCCAATTGACATAATTGAGGAGGCCACTACTGGTATAGTCTTCTCTACCTAGAATTGTATCTGCTTTTTTCCCCCTCTCAAATGCATATCTGCTATATTTTTTCCTTAAACAACCTCTGTTTAGCTGTACGTCTTGGCATCTAGCAGAATTCTATTTATTATGATTATTCTTCTACACATGTCAGGTATGGCAGATTTGATTTTGGTCAATAGCAAGTTCACTGCAGCAACCTTTGCAAGGACTTTTCGTCTTTTACACACTAGAGGAATTGAGCCTGCTATTCTGCATCCAGCTGTCTCTGTTGAGCAGTTTCATGAGCCTCATGCTTATAAGTAACTTCATACTTGTATATCTCTTCATAACTGACTTAGGTTTCACTCATTCAGATTGCATATACTATAGACAGATGTTCTCAACCATATCATGTAGAGTTTAGCTAAATTATGCTACCATCTTTTGTGCAGGTTGAATTTCTTATCGATCAACCGGTTTGAGAGGAAAAAGAATCTTGATCTAGCCATTTCAGCATTTTCTTTGACGCTTCCTGGTGACGCTCTGCAGGAAGCAACCTTAACAGTGGCTGGTAATTTCTGCTTATTGCTTCTCCTTTCAGTTGCATGTTCAGTGTTATATCACTACATCATTGATTTAAAAATGTCAAATTATTTGCTGTGCTAATTTCTTGCAATGCTCCTTCTTTAGGTGGTTATGATATGCGTCTCAAGGAAAATGTTGAATACCTTGAGGAGCTTAAAAGATTGGCAGTGACTGAAGGGGTTTCTGAACAGGTCAAATTTGTgacatcttgctcaacatccaAAGAAACGAGCTTCTCTCCAACTGCCTTTGTGTTTTGTACACTCCAAAGGTGAATGTGTAGCAGTCTAGTTGTGCTATGACTCGCATTAAGCTAAGCATTCAACTTTAACAAGCTCGTGGTTGCTACTTATCCAGGACGAGCATTTTGGCATTGTTCCTCTTGAAGCCATGGCAGCCCATAAGCCTGTAATTGCATGCAACAGCGGTGGCCCAGTGGAAACAGTTGTGAATGAAGTGACAGGGTttctttgtgagttgtgaccCCTCTCCCGCAGAATTCTCAAAAGCCATGCTGAAACTTGCGAGTGATCATGACCTTGGTGTCAGGATGGGTAAACAAGCACGAGACCATGTGGTGCAAAAATTCTCGACCAAGACATTTGGTGACCTCCTCCACAGCTATGTCCTGAATGTGCACCATCAGAGGATGGAGTGATCTATAATACCGTGTAGCCACTCTTTCCAATGCAAACAATAGGCACTCCTGCACTTGTATAGTTTTATTATGTACTTCCTCGATTTACTTTTGTATAGGTGTTAAGATTTGAAAAGGTCAAACGTTCGAATTTGAATTTGTAATTTtcaatcatatatatatatatatatatatatatatatatatatatatatatatatatatatatatatatatatatgtgtgtgcgcgcgcgcgcgcgcgcatgcTTAGCGTACAAAGTCATATCAATAGATTCACAACTCAAGATCTTGTGACGCCACGACACTGATTTTTCGTAGTAACAGTTAATACACGGCACAGCTACTGAATGATTCGAAACTTTTCCAAATCCTAATACGCCTTTCAAAAATTAGAGAAGGAACACAAATCACGAATTTCACTAAACAGGAAAGTCGAGCAAACGACTGGAATTTGGACAGTGCATGGTTTTCGCAAAGAGAAAAGGACGGTTGGGTCAGCACGTGTACCCTGCAGCGTAGTTTTTTCTCCATGTGTACGGCCGCTACAAAAGTAAACGATCAGCAAATCTCATCATCACACAAGAAAAGTTTTTCCTAGACTAGAAAAAAACCTGTCCCTATCACATTTGAACTTTGGACCCCGgctttttttcagaaaaaaaaaactttggacCCGGCCGCGTgtgcttcatcttcttcttcatcctccTGTTGGTCTTGGGCAGCCAACGCCGCTACAACGGCCGGACGAAGCCGGCACGTGCGGCGCGACGATTTCCACCGGCGGCGTCACCCCAAAATCTAGCTACGGTTCACGcgtgcgaggcggcggcgggtccaAGGTAGCACGGCGGAGACACGGTACGGACGGAGAACGCcaaccgccggcgcccgccggcACCGTGCATCCGAGACGACGAGACATCGAGAGTCACTGACATGCAGGGCAGGTGAGGTGAGAGGTGCAGTGATGTCCTTGTCGCCCAGTCGCTCACTCCAACGGAGAGCTACCCAGAAGAAGGAACGGAATGGAAGCATAGGTTTCTTGTGAGCTCTGCTGCTCGTTGGTCTTGCTCGCGCCGTCGCGCGTGCATCCAGGTGCAGCT
Proteins encoded:
- the LOC120670745 gene encoding AAA-ATPase ASD, mitochondrial-like, which produces MKAAVSWGSLGSLVATAMVVRAAVREVLPPEAPGALRALLARAAAALAQPTDAIVVHEVDANGVPNELYDAAQLYLGARCLASAPALHLHKAHGAPEAVASLPDDHAASDTFRGVRVRWTSRSAEAPGGGAAHHYAPFRGPRGLFGAPGGGAGRQQRCLRLEFPRRHRDVVRGAYIPHVLAVAAALRLKMRERKLYTNNPMFGGGGGMDDHQMLWSSHPFAHPSTFDTLAVDPALRDGIRADLLRFVRRREHYARAGRAWKRGYLLHGPPGTGKTSLIAAIANLLEFDIYDLELTAVGSNSDLRRLLASTRPKSLIVVEDIDCSLGLFDRTRTSPPGQGDELDDPGTPLPLRMSPYPPRGRERISLSGVLNFVDGLWSSCVGERLIVFTTNHVDRLDPALLRPGRMDRKIELGYCKGHALRVLAKNYLGDGDDDSEPADDCR
- the LOC120668646 gene encoding probable protein phosphatase 2C 59; translated protein: MEDFHETRVDGVDGETVRLFGVFDGHGGARAAEFVKQNLFTNLIKHPKFFSDTKSAIAETYTHTDSELLKADTSHHRDAGSTASTAILVGDRLVVANVGDSRVVICRGDAIAVSRDHKPDQTDEKQRIEEAGGFVMWAGTWRVGGVLAVSRAFGDKLLKQYVVADPDIKEEVVDSSLEFLILASDGLWDVVTNEEAVAMVKPILDSEQAAKRLLAEASQRGSADSITCVVVRFMEQHNGLGRATNQA